A single window of Huiozyma naganishii CBS 8797 chromosome 10, complete genome DNA harbors:
- the KNAG0J01660 gene encoding uncharacterized protein (ancestral locus Anc_8.667) has product MELAKNDLTVSVSCLWQVDEGEESLLLFDLPSKNHLLFGLFVLDKYSDDTGRKLDRAEIILNNVIQEYTANYAWTEFSGVQLRRENFQGTNFIFGQVCVEDNAEQEEKLVVTILRRASKLLGPQVFIKVSDTECDFLLLACHEELPKSLQFPVANNRLWLHEGQFKFIPPDTENSNKGLEPEEALNFLINEYFKCTTVPAVKNKLDALFPMDKKPAEFYLNDFVQLSVDFTDRKVYEILSHNPTVINYVLKNIPSISDRIDTSSLQSEQKVNTYPLKLLIGRNHIPLLSLYLQIKNLKSDPSKALLATAFCIQTSLRDLLLQESLQLRNKTDGREVRTVSPNIMEQLVFEEADILKHVELERGVEPNEQLMDMFTNFFNEEPHNQKGSKKVDLEDDDASGDEDTDARNYLARENSTINEDDFFEFFLKEALKMKQDDVDKLRTEGVEPNNKNPETNYEEDKQDDNEDTQALEQLEAILHRDDSTEGPQALLNLFKSLELDGMQNGPFESLLQNLSNEPDLK; this is encoded by the coding sequence ATGGAGCTAGCGAAGAATGACTTAACGGTCAGCGTAAGTTGCTTGTGGCAAGTCGATGAAGGTGAGGAGTCTCTTTTACTTTTTGACTTACCCTCAAAGAACCACCTACTGTTTGGGTTGTTTGTCCTAGACAAGTATTCGGATGATACTGGTCGAAAATTAGACAGAGCGGAGATTATCCTGAATAATGTGATACAAGAATACACTGCCAACTATGCTTGGACGGAGTTTTCTGGCGTTCAACTTAGAAGAGAAAACTTTCAGGGAACTAACTTTATCTTTGGTCAGGTATGCGTCGAAGATAACGCGGAACAGGAGGAAAAATTAGTGGTTACCATATTGAGACGAGCATCAAAGCTGCTCGGTCCTCAGGTGTTCATAAAAGTTTCTGATACTGAGTGTGACTTTTTGCTTCTTGCCTGCCATGAAGAGCTGCCCAAGAGTCTTCAATTTCCAGTAGCCAATAATAGACTATGGCTGCACGAGGGGCAGTTTAAATTTATCCCACCTGACACTGAAAACTCGAACAAAGGATTGGAACCAGAAGAAGCATTGAATTTTCTGATCAACGAATACTTCAAGTGTACCACCGTACCAGCCGttaaaaataaactggATGCATTGTTCCCCATGGACAAGAAACCAGCTGAATTTTATTTGAATGATTTCGTACAGCTATCAGTTGATTTTACTGACCGGAAAGTCTACGAGATATTAAGCCATAATCCAACAGTGATCAACTACGTCCTCAAGAATATTCCAAGCATAAGTGATAGAATAGATACATCTTCTTTGCAGAGTGAACAAAAGGTGAATACATACCCTCTAAAACTCCTGATAGGTAGAAACCACATACCGCTGTTGTCTCTCTACTTGCagatcaagaacttgaaaagCGATCCAAGCAAAGCATTACTTGCAACTGCTTTTTGTATTCAAACAAGTCTAAGAGACTTGCTACTTCAAGAGAGCTTACAGCTAAGGAATAAAACGGATGGGAGGGAAGTGAGAACTGTAAGTCCAAATATAATGGAACAACTtgtctttgaagaagcagaTATATTGAAACATGTTGAACTGGAAAGAGGAGTCGAACCGAATGAACAATTGATGGATATGTTCACAAACTTTTTTAATGAAGAACCTCATAATCAAAAAGGTTCAAAAAAAGTAGATCTagaagacgatgatgcTTCTGGAGACGAAGATACCGATGCAAGGAATTATCTGGCTCGAGAAAACTCCACAATAAATGAGGATGACTTTTTTGAGTTCTTTCTAAAAGAAGcgttgaagatgaagcAGGACGATGTTGACAAATTAAGAACCGAAGGGGTTGAGCCAAATAACAAAAACCCAGAAACAAATTATGAAGAAGACAAACAAGATGACAATGAAGATACACAAGCCCTTGAACAGTTAGAGGCAATATTACATCGAGATGATTCCACTGAAGGACCGCAAGCGCTTTTAAATCTCTTCAAGTCCCTAGAATTAGACGGCATGCAAAATGGACCATTCGAATCACTATTACAAAACCTTTCAAATGAGCCTGATTTGaagtaa
- the ATG5 gene encoding Atg5p (similar to Saccharomyces cerevisiae ATG5 (YPL149W); ancestral locus Anc_8.666): MSIRELVWGGTINVTLTVDQKLFIPGVPAETGSLNFRIRRDSYIVECLPRLLNQLQRYMVGNLADILNHCWLECDSTVLPWFQPVGVQYDLVRYDAILQRDEFLKMASSVDAITVWRIKLNYGPTLPAGVIPLIRQPNQIESYWMHRWKQACFILNGTSKQMMSLSRNDSKKFWDSVRNGDSNDFEYVSAKIVPTKPRMIPLQLHDINDPSRIHQPRAECENSSGKKTSLLDAVATTLPQLLAEKGQLSSSTTLICQGIIIDADEQLERLYPPMKSFDGFLHVVVVTIL; this comes from the coding sequence ATGAGCATACGAGAGCTTGTATGGGGGGGGACGATCAATGTCACACTGACTGTTGACCAGAAACTGTTTATCCCGGGAGTCCCCGCAGAGACTGGTTCTCTAAACTTTAGAATCCGAAGAGACAGTTACATTGTAGAGTGCCTCCCCCGATTGTTGAATCAACTGCAAAGGTATATGGTAGGCAATCTCGCCGATATACTGAACCATTGCTGGCTTGAATGTGACAGTACTGTTCTTCCCTGGTTTCAACCGGTCGGGGTACAGTACGATTTGGTACGCTATGATGCTATATTACAGCGCGATGAGTTCCTTAAAATGGCGAGCTCGGTAGACGCAATAACCGTATGGCGCATAAAGCTAAATTACGGACCCACACTTCCTGCTGGAGTGATCCCACTCATTAGGCAGCCTAACCAGATCGAATCATATTGGATGCATCGCTGGAAACAGGCCTGTTTCATACTGAACGGGACCTCAAAGCAGATGATGTCGTTGTCTCGCAATGAttccaagaagttttgGGATAGCGTGAGGAATGGTGACTCAAATGATTTTGAATACGTATCTGCAAAGATTGTACCAACAAAACCAAGGATGATACCGTTACAGTTACACGATATAAATGATCCTTCACGAATACACCAGCCTCGGGCGGAGTGTGAAAACTCATCAGGTAAGAAGACGAGTTTATTAGACGCGGTGGCCACCACGTTACCACAACTACTTGCTGAAAAGGGACAGCTATCGTCATCGACTACTTTGATCTGTCAAGGTATAATTATAGACGCCGATGAACAGTTGGAACG